From the Anoplolepis gracilipes chromosome 15, ASM4749672v1, whole genome shotgun sequence genome, the window tgtaatcgtatcaatttaagggtTAAAAAGggcagaaataataatatttatacttatttatataaataattatattttaaattatattaatacttttacttataattagatcgacaaaataattatattcataataatatcgacgggtaaattcattgcaaattaaaatccttataagttttgattgcttcagtgaatcaacttTAGGTTCTTTTATAAGtctttgaacatgtgttaaaacaatctgtgcaaattttattaaattcttatatttttaaaaataggtactaaacatccttaagagaatatttcccgatttaattaaatagtggTATCTAATGGAATATTAATGATCTGTATATTCTAAGACAATAACATAATTAGTTAGTTGGTACTTACATAGGTTGATGTTTcgtaagtattaaaattagatctATCAACATAGCTGGCAAGATATGCaacaatattgtcaatatataatatagagtaGCATTATcggttaatattatattaggcGTCCAAATTGTGTTTTCGAAAGGTATCTCCTTTACGATTTGATAACCtatttttctagttttttcTATCAAGCAGTGTCTCTGATCAGAAGTACAATGTATGACCAAAGGTGCAGAACCTGGCGTACAgctactaaataaaattacaaattaatggaattgttacttatataaactttcataaaaattgcattaagaTTCAAGTAACAAAAAGTTACAGTaactgtaaaatttaaaattttatgcgagttacaaagtatattataaagtattaaacattaaaaattaacaagtttttataaatcaaatatcgAGAATGTAAACAAAACTGACGttgattatgtatattattattaaaaaattattaaatattgtcaatttagttatatgtatacgataagttgtatttaaattcatatttgaaaatttttctgctaactctaaatttttcaatagcaCGTaagattaacaaaaaattgaatacaatGTGTATGGTTCCGCAAAAATGttgagttttaaataaaaaaagaaagctttTTTTCGTATATGTTTTAACTTAATGCCATTGAacatgcatatttaaatacgtattaatatttaatattcatacatTGACAATCCAAGCTGCCAAGTTGTgactattatacattttatgacaaaatctACTGGGATtacatttaaacaaatatgttCATTAGTCTGCAATACTCGTAATACTCCTTTTCCAGTACCAACTAATATCCCTATTATACCATTATAGTTATCTATCCACCCTGGAACTGGATCATCATAAGTATTTTGCACTAAAATatgaatcatatttattagataattattggtagattatttatttgttttttttagtgatattttttatttgttcttaaTACAAAatgggaaaaaaaatacaaaacttataaatatttgttcaatttgttttaatttagtttttagttttaaaaattgttaagctaatttatttatttatttatatgtgacGACAGTACGTCCACTATACAATATgttaaaacaattatgtacTATgagtaagaatatataagaatatcttttaatataaatataatatttaatttttttttaaattttataaaaaagaaaaaatagtagTAAGGCAGGagtaaatagataaattttagaaatttttagttgCTGTTCAAAAACATTTCTAACAATGAGGGGTACGATCATCCATATACaggtttttttactttttcgatatatcttgaaaattattcgagatatcgaaaaatgttttgtaaaaaagtttttttttaatgataaaaatatctctatttaaccacattaataaaattttcaaaaaaaatttttttaaatttatatttgcattcaAAAAgctattcttaaaaattttatgttttaatttaaatatttgtcaaaatttttttattaatatagtttaatagaaatatcttTATCATGGAGCTTTTGTGTAAagcattttttgatattttaaataattttcgaaatatatatatatgtatacatatatatatgtatacatatatcaagaaGAACAAAAAGCCTTCTGCATATGAAAGATAATTTCACCTTATAGAATCGTTTTTGTgcaacaaaaatgaaaattactaaattcatctatttatcCCCCTACATGTATGCAAACCCCTACAGCACGATATATTgatggaatattattttgcaaaattgggATATTGCATGCAATATTTCTAAAAGCTTGTCACAATATAGATATGCTGccaaaaatctatattatgcagtatttctttaataatgttgatatatttcaaatcttattgcatgtgtatttttataatgtgaaTATGATATTTGCAaagtattgcaaaatattttttgtatgcataatatttatttgtccgATTTTGTAACCATTAGTTTAATATCCGAATTCTATGCGGTAGGattgtattaaatagaaatgaagctgatagagaaatatattttactcgaTGTGTTTGTAGGCTTTAGATATTCTCTTgaaaaaacttgaatacggaATAGGTAAGGCATAGTGCGTCACATAACAGTAAGCGATCAAACTAGCGAAAGATATGTgattgcatttaaatatagcagcaatatctgaaataaaatattaaatttataatattagcaCAATATTGCtgcaatatttgtaatatgtaaaatattaaaatatttatgcaatattttaacaatatttcgtGCTGTAAGGAAAGTTTTAAcaaaatcagaattttcaaGTTCGCGAGATTCCTTGGTAAGATTCATTTCATAAGAGATAAATAAGAACTTATATCTAACAtttcaagaaagaaaagagagtaaCATACCTACAGAAGGTCTTATAATTGCACAAGGCAACGATGAAGAATATTCCGCTATTACAGCCTCAGCTAAATTCTTCGAGAATACGTATGTATTAGGCAAGAAATCCAAACAtctgtacatatttcaaaattatataaaaaattaatacagcctgacaattataacattactccataaatgaaagaaaaactgGTATTATATTTGTCTTTAATTGTGCGCATCCTATATATACTTGAaatttacaaacatatataatatgtttaacatGATTTTGTTATGCTTACTTAGCTGTACAGACATTTATGACATGTTCATCCATCTTTTCGGCCACTTCGATCATTTTCCGCCAATCGGCTACGGCTGggtaaattttttcttcaatgacAGAATGATTTAAATGCGTGTATGCTGTACTGACATACACTAGTGccttaaataaatacaattagtCCTAAAgtcacttttttaaataaataaaaagttacaaagaaaaatagacatatatttatgaaattaaaattaaaactattaaaaaatctaaattgacCTTGATACAACAAAGTCTCAAACTGATACtcctatctttttctcttttcgaactaaacaattttatctaaaacattgtttaataaaacaaagaatatTTGGAGTGCAcaagataaaagattataaatttctaaaaaatgcacaatataaaataccaCACGCAATATGGAACatagtaatttatttacaaatatatgtaaatgcaaTATCGGTTTATACTTACTATTAAATTCTTCATATTTTGGGCTAGAATACAAATATCTCTCGTTGATCTAGTATTAGTAAAGATGGCGTACTTTAAACTGTCGTTAAATTTCACACTCGCCGATGCATGGATTATTATAGTCACTCTCTCAGCTAGCATTTGCCAGTCAGTAGCTGACAAACCTAAATTCTCTTTGCTAGCATCACCAGGAAtcggaattaattttgtaaaattgaaagGTTGTTCTTCTCGCAGTTTAtcgtataactaaaaaaaaatatattaattatgtaacgtatttattgtaataattggcacgatttttaaagataatttgcaaaaaaagttgaatattctgattatttataatattttgtttttacatgttttatcCCATAcacttttatcaaattttataattagttttttataaaaataaaaaaatattaaaaatctatatgaATGTATAATACAAGTTTTTACGAAAACTTTCCCATTTACATGTAATAGcagtttaagaaatatatgatattgtaaagaagaaaatatttatgtaattaacttACCggtaagtttaataatttttcgagcCTTTCGTTAATGCCTATTCCTTTTTTCGAACGCATTAATATAAACACTTCGCGAACATCTGGACAAGATCGCAGTATCTTCTCCATATATACTCTACCCAGAAATCCTGTCGCGCCtgtcaaaaatatactttgtcCAGCATAAAACTTTGGAATCGAGTCAGCTGAGTCCATTGTAATTTTGTCCaccgttattaaaataataacaacaatatgACGACAATAATCAAACAATAGccaaaaatatgtacaagtGCAATCGAAATATTATCGTCTCTTTCTGTCGATACCGATATTAACTAATAGCAATTCGATTGGAATATAATAAACTGTGAATGAGATCGGCCATCAATAACGCAtgctgtttaattaaaatgtaactgTTTGTTAAACAGACGTAACCACTATACATATTAATGAAACGGAAATTTTAAGCAAAGGTTGAAAGAGCAAATTTATGTAATGCGGTAATATATGCCTAGACGATTGTTAGTAGATCAATAACTAATggatataaagttattttgcaGTTTATTCAATATGTGCAATATGTAATTCTACGAAGAATTGGATATAATCAATTGTATTTAaacaactttattataaataataataaatatattaattcacaaattaagttgaataaaatatttatgcatatataactgaaaagtaaaaataataatgaaaatggtAAATAGATACCTAgacattgtaatatttaagatactTATGTAATTTACAACATGCACACgaagtacatacatatgtataatgtatatgtaacgGAAATGGgtcatatttttagaataacatATTACCATGTTTCTTCATAATTAATCAATGGTATGTCAttgagtaattaaatataaaacttaaataaaaatattataatctgatgcttaaataatgttaatctTCTGTCATCTTCTAGTTGTATGttgtataaatttgataaataatttaattagtttgCCTAATATAtagttcaaataaaatttatgtttctttctctcttaaaattttacaaaaatgtattcAGATTTCCGAGACATTTATCACTGTATCAAATACGTTCAACGGTCAAAATTAATGCATATttaggaaaattatatttttaaacaattttgaaatttcgaTGTGtctttaatctattatttgaaaaattctggGCTTGAAGAgggcatttaaatatttgagataaaattacattctaAGCGTTGTATTGTAATAGCTGacgtaataatatacaatttctttaattacatactaacatttagaaaatattcaaagatgaaattaaatatatgcagtagTCAAAACTGAAAATTTGATTGTAGAAGGTATTGCTAAAgcacacaaaaaaaatatcttaataattttgtataattgtataaaagctttcttattattaaaataaaatatatttattattattataaaaagaaaatttatatttgtaaatctcattttttttcctttaaatatctatcaataacttataataatgaaatattcaagACAAGATTTGCTAAAggatgcaaattattttttttttatgaatataaattagagtattttaatttagtcaataaacacacacattataaattcgtaaattttaagaaacaaaccAAGAAAAATCTGAGTTAATTTGCATTGGAGTCATGGGAACAgtgatttttttagaaacaaaattaCTGTGtagttcaatatatttttttcttatttgatttattttttaaaattaatggattttataatatcgcgTAGCAttgtgaaagaaaagaatcatGAATTcgatataacatataataataccgTTATAAAAGAACTAAtcgtgaattatataatatctcaaaACGTATATGATATTTcaatatctcaaaaatttaaaagtgtgtgtgtgtgtgtattgataaaatgattagcatttataacattttaacatCAGccgattacaatttttattgtaataatacattaaattattaaattatataatcgacTAATTATGAAGAGACAAGGTAATATATTCCCAATATATGCCGTGACATC encodes:
- the LOC140673883 gene encoding fatty acyl-CoA reductase 1-like isoform X1, encoding MDSADSIPKFYAGQSIFLTGATGFLGRVYMEKILRSCPDVREVFILMRSKKGIGINERLEKLLNLPLYDKLREEQPFNFTKLIPIPGDASKENLGLSATDWQMLAERVTIIIHASASVKFNDSLKYAIFTNTRSTRDICILAQNMKNLIALVYVSTAYTHLNHSVIEEKIYPAVADWRKMIEVAEKMDEHVINVCTAKCLDFLPNTYVFSKNLAEAVIAEYSSSLPCAIIRPSVVQNTYDDPVPGWIDNYNGIIGILVGTGKGVLRVLQTNEHICLNVIPVDFVIKCIIVTTWQLGLSISCTPGSAPLVIHCTSDQRHCLIEKTRKIGYQIVKEIPFENTIWTPNIILTDNATLYYILTILLHILPAMLIDLILILTKHQPMLIRLQRKIYVANNAVKHFICNEWQFKIINWLKLHNSIPLKDRETFSYDMNVFDIAKYYRNGVIGTKLYLLNENMNRIDELRARHKRMDLFVVTLKTIIVTAALWLMYKWIYV
- the LOC140673883 gene encoding fatty acyl-CoA reductase 1-like isoform X2, producing the protein MDSADSIPKFYAGQSIFLTGATGFLGRVYMEKILRSCPDVREVFILMRSKKGIGINERLEKLLNLPLYDKLREEQPFNFTKLIPIPGDASKENLGLSATDWQMLAERVTIIIHASASVKFNDSLKYAIFTNTRSTRDICILAQNMKNLIALVYVSTAYTHLNHSVIEEKIYPAVADWRKMIEVAEKMDEHVINVCTAKCLDFLPNTYVFSKNLAEAVIAEYSSSLPCAIIRPSVVQNTYDDPVPGWIDNYNGIIGILVGTGKGVLRVLQTNEHICLNVIPVDFVIKCIIVTTWQLGLSICTPGSAPLVIHCTSDQRHCLIEKTRKIGYQIVKEIPFENTIWTPNIILTDNATLYYILTILLHILPAMLIDLILILTKHQPMLIRLQRKIYVANNAVKHFICNEWQFKIINWLKLHNSIPLKDRETFSYDMNVFDIAKYYRNGVIGTKLYLLNENMNRIDELRARHKRMDLFVVTLKTIIVTAALWLMYKWIYV
- the LOC140673883 gene encoding fatty acyl-CoA reductase 1-like isoform X3, translating into MDSADSIPKFYAGQSIFLTGATGFLGRVYMEKILRSCPDVREVFILMRSKKGIGINERLEKLLNLPLYDKLREEQPFNFTKLIPIPGDASKENLGLSATDWQMLAERVTIIIHASASVKFNDSLKYAIFTNTRSTRDICILAQNMKNLIALVYVSTAYTHLNHSVIEEKIYPAVADWRKMIEVAEKMDEHVINVCTAKCLDFLPNTYVFSKNLAEAVIAEYSSSLPCAIIRPSVVQNTYDDPVPGWIDNYNGIIGILVGTGKGVLRVLQTNEHICLNVIPVDFVIKCIIVTTWQLGLSISCTPGSAPLVIHCTSDQRHCLIEKTRKIGYQIVKEIPFENTIWTPNIILTDNATLYYILTILLHILPAMLIDLILILTKHQPMLIRLQRKIYVANNAVKHFICNEWQFKIINWLKLHNSIPLKDRETFSYDMNVFDIAKYYRNGVIGTKLYLLNENMNRIDELRARHKRRESDV